The sequence CTCGCCGGCTGGGTCGAGGCCGGCGGCACGCTGCTGCGCTTCGCGGGGCCGCGCCTGGCGGCGGCGAGCGCCGATACCGACACGCTGATCCCCGTGCGTCTGCGCGAGGGAGGCCGCGTGCTCGGCGGCAGCCTCTCCTGGTCGTCGCCACAGCCGCTCGCCTCTTTCGCCGCCACCAGCCCGTTCGCGGGCCTCGCGATCGCGCCGGATATCGAGGTCCGGCGGCAGGTCCTGGCCGAGCCGGACGCCAATCTGCCGGCCCGCACCTGGGCAGCCCTCGCCGATGGCACGCCGCTGGTCACCGCCGCGCCGCTCGGCAAGGGCTGGCTGGTGCTGTTCCATGTCACCGCCGACGCCAGCTGGTCCAACCTGCCGCTTTCCGGCACTTTCGTGGAGATGCTGCGCCGGATTTCGGCCTTCGCCTCGGTGCCGCTGATGCAGGACAATGCTGCCAAGACGGTCGAGGGCGCGGCTGGCGCGACGCTGCCGCCCTACAGGCTGCTGGATGGCTTCGGTCATTTCGTATCCAGCGATCCCGTAGCGCGGCCGCTGCCGGCCTCCGGCGCGCCGGTCGACCCCAGCGCCGAACATCCGCCGGGCCTCTATGGCAGCGAGGACGGCTTCCGCGCCATCAACGTGCTGGCGCCCGACGCCACCTTGCCGCCCTTCGACGTCAGCGCGATGAGCCGGGCCGAGCTCCGGCCCTATCCGACGACGGCGCCGATCGACCTTTCGCCCTGGCTGCTGCTCGCCGCGCTCGTCTGTCTGATTGCCGATGCGCTCGCCGTGCTCTGGCTGAACGGGGGGCTCCGGATGCGACGTCATGCGACCGCGTCTGTTATCCTCCTGTTAACCCTGATGCATGGTTTGGCGCCCCCGCCGGCCCATGCCGATGCGGCGAGCGACCGGTTCGCCATGGACGCCGTCAACAAGTCGCGGCTCGCCTATGTCCGGACCGGCAATAGCGAGATCGACGACATGAGCGAGGCCGGCCTGGCGGGACTGTCGCGCGCGCTCAGTGCCCGCACGGCGATGGAGCCGGACAATCCGCTCGGCGTCGATATCGAGAAGGACGAGCTGAGCTTTTTTCCGCTGCTCTACTGGCCGATCGATCCGTCGTCGCCCATGCCCTCCTCGCAGACCCTGGCCAAGATCGACGCTTATATGAAACAGGGCGGGTCGATCCTGTTCGACACGCGCGACGAGCTGGAACGGGCGCCCGGCTCGACCGGCTTCGGCGGCACGCCCGCGGCCGAACGGCTGCGCGCCATGCTCTCCGGCCTCGACATCCCGCCGCTCGAGCCGGTGCCCGGCAACCACGTGCTCACCAAGGCCTTCTACCTGCTCGAGGACTTTCCCGGCCGCTATAGCGGCGGCCAGCTCTGGGTCGAGGCTTCCCCACCGGAGGACGACGCCAACGCCGCCCAGCGTCCGGCCCGGCCGGGTGACGGCGTCTCGTCGATCCTGATCACCGAGAACGACATGGCCGCCGCCTGGGCGACCGATCCGGACGGCCGCTACCTGGTGCCGACCGTGCCGCCGGACCCGCGCCAGCGCGAACTCGCCTATCGCACCGGCATCAACATCGTCATGTACACCCTGACCGGCAACTACAAGGCCGATCAGGTCCATGTGCCGGCGCTTCTGGAGAGGCTAGGCCAGTGAATTGGTCCCTGACCTTCGCGCCGCTCATCCCGCTACCCTGGCTGGTGGCGGTGGCCGTGCTCGGCCTGCTCGCGGTGGCGCCGCTGCTGCTGCGCCACCTTCGCGGCGGCTGGTTGCGGCTGCTGGCGCTGGTGGCGCTGATCGCCGCCCTTTCCGGGCCGGTGCTGCTCGCCGAGGACCGGCAGCCTTTGCCGACCGTCGTGGCGCTCGTCG is a genomic window of Kaistia defluvii containing:
- a CDS encoding DUF4159 domain-containing protein, with protein sequence MIAGLPLAFGAPLVLAALVLLPAIWWLLKLTPPKPRLESFPPTRILAEIARRDEQPARSPWWLTALRLLLAGLVILALAAPIWRPTGESAPGSGPLLVVIDNDWASARDWETRIDTARRIVQLAESAGRPVGLIATAEPANQEFAPTDGAAIRTRLDALVPRPYPTNRAAIAAALRSTANATGFGGVAWLSNGLGGQDAEDFGRFLESSIQAPVTVYGSDGKALLGLAAPVATADALTLSAIRSDGAAASSGTLVARDMRGRSVGEAPFAFKTGDLRTDAVFNLPTELRNEIVRVEIAGQQTAGAVQLLDDRFKRRRIGLISGASSDNAQPLLSPLYYITRAVQPFADVIEPRDANAALAVPQMIEAGAAVIALADIGTLTPDVEEKLAGWVEAGGTLLRFAGPRLAAASADTDTLIPVRLREGGRVLGGSLSWSSPQPLASFAATSPFAGLAIAPDIEVRRQVLAEPDANLPARTWAALADGTPLVTAAPLGKGWLVLFHVTADASWSNLPLSGTFVEMLRRISAFASVPLMQDNAAKTVEGAAGATLPPYRLLDGFGHFVSSDPVARPLPASGAPVDPSAEHPPGLYGSEDGFRAINVLAPDATLPPFDVSAMSRAELRPYPTTAPIDLSPWLLLAALVCLIADALAVLWLNGGLRMRRHATASVILLLTLMHGLAPPPAHADAASDRFAMDAVNKSRLAYVRTGNSEIDDMSEAGLAGLSRALSARTAMEPDNPLGVDIEKDELSFFPLLYWPIDPSSPMPSSQTLAKIDAYMKQGGSILFDTRDELERAPGSTGFGGTPAAERLRAMLSGLDIPPLEPVPGNHVLTKAFYLLEDFPGRYSGGQLWVEASPPEDDANAAQRPARPGDGVSSILITENDMAAAWATDPDGRYLVPTVPPDPRQRELAYRTGINIVMYTLTGNYKADQVHVPALLERLGQ